In Halobaculum rubrum, the following are encoded in one genomic region:
- a CDS encoding DUF7344 domain-containing protein, producing the protein MNDTTRADRHGEEEQADATVTLADDALYRAFASRQRRRVLAILRDTGSDETSVEELATLLCGYDAADTGTMKTPSDRDRLLAALTHVHLPHLDAVGLVDYDRGDGAASPRPLDPAVEELLDRSVAAESSPRS; encoded by the coding sequence ATGAACGACACGACGCGCGCCGACAGACACGGTGAGGAGGAACAGGCGGACGCGACCGTGACGCTGGCGGACGATGCGCTCTATCGCGCGTTCGCGTCGAGACAACGACGGCGGGTGCTGGCGATACTTCGAGACACGGGTTCGGATGAAACGTCCGTCGAGGAACTCGCGACGCTGCTGTGTGGGTACGATGCCGCGGACACCGGCACGATGAAAACCCCGAGTGACCGGGATCGGCTGCTGGCCGCACTGACGCACGTGCATCTCCCACACCTCGACGCCGTCGGGCTGGTGGACTACGACCGAGGAGACGGAGCCGCTTCGCCGCGCCCGCTGGACCCGGCGGTCGAAGAGCTTCTCGACCGAAGCGTCGCCGCAGAGTCGTCACCGCGGTCGTGA
- a CDS encoding nucleoside phosphorylase: MANQPHLLVDEGDVHEIALIPGNPDRVDRIADHCDDSELVAENREYRIVNATYDGVDLTICSTGIGCPSAAIAIEELHNVGVETVIRVGTCGGLQTDVEIGDMVVATGSAKEEGTSKRYESETYPAVPDYDTLTALVDAAEANDEDVHVGPIVSDDAFYNESDEYVADWEEAGLLAIEMEASAVFSLARRRGMNAGAICTADGNLVAGTQKGADSEDELPEKAKNNVGRAIDIALDSVASL; encoded by the coding sequence ATGGCCAACCAGCCCCACCTGCTCGTCGACGAGGGCGACGTTCACGAGATCGCGCTGATCCCGGGCAACCCGGATCGCGTCGACCGCATCGCCGACCACTGCGACGACTCCGAACTCGTCGCCGAGAACCGCGAGTACCGGATCGTCAACGCGACCTACGACGGCGTCGACCTCACGATCTGCTCGACGGGGATCGGCTGTCCCTCCGCCGCCATCGCCATCGAGGAGCTCCACAACGTCGGCGTCGAGACGGTGATCCGCGTCGGCACCTGCGGCGGCCTCCAGACCGACGTGGAGATCGGCGACATGGTCGTCGCCACCGGCTCCGCGAAGGAGGAGGGGACGAGCAAGCGCTACGAGTCCGAGACGTACCCCGCCGTCCCCGACTACGACACGCTTACGGCGCTCGTCGACGCGGCCGAGGCGAACGACGAGGACGTTCACGTGGGGCCGATCGTCTCCGACGACGCCTTCTACAACGAGTCCGACGAGTACGTCGCCGACTGGGAGGAGGCGGGGCTGCTCGCGATCGAGATGGAGGCGTCGGCCGTGTTCTCGCTGGCGCGCCGCCGCGGCATGAACGCAGGGGCCATCTGTACCGCCGACGGCAACCTCGTCGCCGGAACCCAGAAGGGCGCCGACTCCGAGGACGAACTCCCCGAGAAGGCGAAGAACAACGTCGGACGCGCCATCGACATCGCGCTCGATTCGGTCGCGTCGCTGTAG